The genomic DNA TGTAGAGCACGTATTCGCGTAGCACAGGCAGGAAGTCCTCGCTCATGTCCTCGGTGAGTTCCTCCAGGGCAGTGGAGCAGTTGGACACGCACCCCGACACGCCGTCCAGTGGCTCCTGAAGCTCTCCCTCAGAGGAGGCCCAGCCAGAATACACTGGCCCATAGTCCCGCAGCTCGACCAGGTACTCtgcacagggggggggggggggggggggggagacagagggacatgATGTCACTGCTCTGCCCAATGCACCAATGCTCTACCATTAAACACTAATTGTGTCTATtaatggcaaatggtaaatggcgggcatttatatagcacctttacccaaagcttgtcattcacccattcactcattcattcacacaccaatggtgattggctgccatgcaatgcaccaaccagctcatcaggagcatttaggagtcaggtgtcttgtgtcttgtggtcaCTGTGACACACCAAGGGCGGAATTTAACCTTGAACCGGGAAGCCTCTGACtaccagacgacagctcttaccgcctgagccaatgtcgccgaCCTAAAGCCTaaaggacggtagatctccaaaaacagggtttggcagccctgcACTAAACACAACGCAGACTCACCCGACTGCTCTTTGATGATGCGCTGTGCAATCCGGTCGATAGTGCCGAGTTTCTGCGTGAACACATCCAGGTACTCCCCCATAGCAGCGAACTCCTGAGGCCGTGCCCGCAGCTTGTACCCTCCGGTCACGTACTTCACCGACTCGCCCATTTTGGTCAGCAGGGCCAGGCCTTGCCTCTTATACGCATTCAGATCCTGAGGGCAGAGATCAGCGGTTACAATCCAAGCAACTGCTGCGATTCTGCTCAGAAACACAACGATGAAAAAACCAGGGCTTCACAGGAGCTACAGCCATCTTTAAACAAGTTTGAAAGCTGTGGACTGGGTTACAATGAAAACAGATGTTTAGTAATAACATTATTAGTAATAACATGTATATGACAATTTATGACAGCTATAAGACACCTTATAGTAAATATTAACATTCTGTCAGTTCCGTTCCTACAGAAACATCCAGTAGGAACAATAAATCATACAAATACACCAGTGGTACAGAATACATCACACAGCAGCTTAGAACAGGCTTACTTATAGGCTTACTCTAGCCATGTAGCTTCGAGCCGCCGCACTCACCTTTGCCGACAGAAAGACGTTTAAGTGGTCGTTAAATGACAGAACAGGGTGGTCTGCGACCCGCTTCAGAAATTTGTCCAAGGCCTTCCTTCTGGTCTCCACAAATTCTTCCGAAAACCTGTCCACTACGCCCTTCATCACAAACTTCTCTGGGAGGGGCTGTGGTAAAAAGCAGAGACTCTTCAAAACTTCAAAAATGTACCAACCCTCGACTCAAAGTGTGGAGGAGAGAcatgtaaattacattttggatGTAGGTGGGAGGGGGGCACTACCTACAGGAATGAGATGTGTGGGTTGACTCTCTTCTAGTTTGATACGTAGCCAATCAAAGTCCTGGTATCTCCGGCGCACAGAGTACTCTGGTAGGTCGAACTCGGTCCTGGAGGTCTGATGGTCAGAGAGAGGCAAGACGAGAGAGGTCAGACGGCTTAGGGTACCAACATCAGTCTGCAATCAAGCAGCCCCCAAACTTCCATACGGTCAATTAGGAGTTTCAGCCCAAACTTCCATAAGGTAAATTAGGAGTTGTACGGGTCACGGCATCTCATTTCTGTGTTCATGTCACTCTGAGGGCCATTTGCCTCAGTTCTCACAGCAGGCTTTTTCCGCTAATGGGGAGTGCAACAGCAGCCTGTGCAGAGGACTCAGATTAATAGTTCACCAGGCTATTAACTCTCCCACAACACACTCCGGCCCTCTGAAAATCAGAGCAGAGACCATTAACCGGCAGATCAGGGTGGTGGGTAATAGACCAGTTcattttaaccatttaaacTGTCAGCAAAAAGCACAGCCACTTTGTTGGAACACAATGCTTTACCTGCCGTAATAGCAGTACTATAGCGCAATACATTCTAGAAAATGTTTGTATGTTACTCTAGACTATACAACAAGTTATTTGGAAAAAAACAGGAATTGGTCCCGCAAACAATATTTACCCAACATCTTGCGAATTAGAGTGGTGTCTGCAGCTGCCCTAACCATGATTTATCAGGCTGACGGGCAGGTTACCAGGATACAGTTTATGAGCTCAAAGTGCTCACAGTACTCTGCTCACTGCCGTCCAGCCTCAGGTTCTGTGAACACTGACCTGTGGATCTGCGAGTCAACAAGACAAAAACTGACTGCAGTCTTACAGCAGGAAATCACTTATGACTGAAAGAGGGCTTGGAGGTTCGCCCAGGCTCAAATCAGAGAAACACGCGGACTCATCAGCAGCAACCCGCAGTGATCCCAAAAAGTGAGTGCAGAGATTCCTCTCCAGTCTTCTCAGGCAGCTGTACTGCTTCCTAAAGGAGAGACAGGCGGGGCGAGCCACTGCAGCGGACTCCTCTCTCACTGAAAGTGCATTAATTtatcttttcttcctttttaagGTAGCAGGCTGGATACATTTACTAGTCATGCGTAACTTCACATTTATCTTCAAGTCTTCAAAAATATTGGGGGTGTGTCAGGTGGAGCACCCTGCCCAGACACCGTATCCCAGCATACGGATACTCTCCTGTCTGGTACTGCCTAGGGCCTGCGGCTCGGCAGGGGAACGCATTCAGCCCAGCATCATACAGGCAGGAGGGGCTAAGAGAGCAAGACAGTCATCATGCACATCTTCTGCTGGTCAGGAGCTCGCAGTCCGCATCAGCACACAGATCCAATCGGCCAGTCCAAATATGGGGGTGCTATAAACAGTGGAAACCACTGGAGAGATGCAATCACAGCTAAAATCAAAAAGTGTGGGGATGAGTAGGCTTGGGCCCCAAGTTCTGATGGAGCTTCCCGCATCACCTTTACATGACATCCTGCCTGAGGCTCCACCCCCTACCTTTGTGCTGACTCTGTACGTGATGTAGGTCTCCATGGTGGAGACGTGTTTTTTGGGGTCGTCGACAGTGACGAACAGGTCGCGCGTTTCTCCATCCAGGTCATCGTCCAGCTGCAGCCGGTtcagcagagaggaggaggacgcAGGGCTGGAGGTGTCCACGGGCGTGCCGTTGGGCAGACTCAGGTCCTAACAAAGAAACCGGCCAATTAAGACCAGAATTTACACTGCGCACAAGCACCAACTGGACCATGAGCACCAACTGGACCACAAGCATCTCAACCGGGACCAGCGAGGAGACCCACAATGTTGATTTAACGCTGCTTTCACGTGGATCATGGTAAACAGCAAAAGCAGATGTTGTATACTGCATGAGAGCATAACACAAAAATTTTGTTAAGATGGCAAAGAATGCAGTTGATGCCAATGGCACAAGCGGCTGAAGTTAAAATTGATTTAATGTTTAACCATTATATATCAACGGAATTCCAACCCAGATGTGACAagacaatacaacacaacacaacataacataacaaagaCATGGAAAACAAGAAATTTTGTCCCATCTTCGATAAAAAAGGATAGCAAGCACAAGCGTCCTTTTTCTATCCATGCTGAAAATTCTATCGTAGGCCAAAAACCGAGCAACGTCACCATGGCAAAGTGTATTTAATTTGCCAtcctgttcttaactgaacatactgatgtaacaatcaaaTAGAGTTCAGGATTTACCTGAGCCCTTTACCTGTGTAAGGGCAACtatttcaaaacaattacaaaaatcTTACCACAACAATTTCCTCAGAactgtgtatgtatgcaaaAGTATAAATGTTGCACTAGAAACAAGATCAATATCTATAATAATAGCTATAATAGATGTTTCCACATCCCATCACTTTCAATGTGTTGTTCCATTCTTCAGGAAAGCCTGCCAGTGCCTCTTTGAATTACTCATGTTGCTTCAGAGAATGCTATAAATACTCTACCATAAAGGAGCACATTGTACAACACTTACAGTCCCCTCTAAAAGTTTTAGAACAGTAAGGTCAATTGCTTTGTtattgctatacactgaagacaatttagTTTCagatcagaatttcagcttgtATTTTCATACAGACAAGTTAAACAACTTATAACATATCACCTTTCGTACAgaccaatttttaggtgagcaaaagtattggaacatgtgactaaCAGGTGTTTCtggttgcccagatgtgtcctgttagatgaATTGGTTagccctcctattatgtttggggtcaatgtAACCCAATTCAGTGTTAggcatctcttaaaaaccagttaaccttttttccTTCTTGATaatgtttgatttttatttttctgttttggttGGATTAAATGATAAATATGCAATATACATAATGCATCCTGGACATCCTGGACCAAGTTTGCATgcattgtatttcatttgactacttctgtaaaatatcataaaatatacaaccaattttatttttatctctgaTTTCtatgtggatgattctggtagcactttcccatacaggtgccaaacttccacttcctgtacctcatgtgatttttcatatttaaggaTAAAAGGGAGACATTAAGAAggtgacacacaaagtgtcaatctttcttttgcaataatttt from Conger conger chromosome 12, fConCon1.1, whole genome shotgun sequence includes the following:
- the snx30 gene encoding sorting nexin-30 — translated: MSAGTPKSLPSSGQKSIQDISHPLSAEDSALTPSPDLGNTISSIGEKDLSLPNGTPVDTSSPASSSSLLNRLQLDDDLDGETRDLFVTVDDPKKHVSTMETYITYRVSTKTSRTEFDLPEYSVRRRYQDFDWLRIKLEESQPTHLIPPLPEKFVMKGVVDRFSEEFVETRRKALDKFLKRVADHPVLSFNDHLNVFLSAKDLNAYKRQGLALLTKMGESVKYVTGGYKLRARPQEFAAMGEYLDVFTQKLGTIDRIAQRIIKEQSEYLVELRDYGPVYSGWASSEGELQEPLDGVSGCVSNCSTALEELTEDMSEDFLPVLREYVLYIESMKNVLKKRDQVQAEYEAKLEAVAFRKEERTGVPTDVEKCQDRVECFNADLKADWDRWQNNKRQDFRQLLTGMADKNIHYYEKCLAAWESIIPLLQEKQDPKTDTN